From Dehalococcoidia bacterium, a single genomic window includes:
- a CDS encoding O-antigen ligase family protein, which yields MSSALSWAMRGGLALLLVMPLVVTFQTIFPYVVGKSLYARGLIEILVALWLVLVIWDRSYLPQRSWVLFAFYGYVLVALIAGALGVNWMRSLWSTYERMTGVWDLMHWFLLVVVASAVLRTPQQWRWLLNINLGVGLVLAVVALGQTVGVRLLPTVLPRCDVDATLGNPSYLGAVMSVMVLVAVGMLAQSFAPTTEDGTAPPPSPSPRRRRAHRPPQGASAQQRWGVLALRLFWGVTAVLCLLTLYQTGTRGGMLGLVAGAVAMPLGVLLLGNRKALKPLAVGGGALILGVMALFALDRSVGLPWALRCREATVGARAAGLAEGVRTGGAMANASLATRVLSAGYVLQAVRERPLLGWGPENYIVPFTRFVEPRFFQYGAEVFDQAHNKVLEELATKGIVGLLSYLALWGALVWAVVRRRRPPREEVLAYAILGALAGYFVQNLFLFDTPGMMLQWAILVGWVVAQERPPADTARPADDTPKPLLSSPLLRGGVAVLVGGALVFSLIFLNYRVFDSARYVVRAVAEPRPIGERLALAERGVETFPPLANLGRALVFEAFLSEWPRLPPEERMRVFTFIVTQGDQALQEDPRDFRILADLVYLLQMTAGAPEQVQQVEPLLQRLRHLGPGRLETHQLLANQELLKGNYEEALKIVDAFVAQAPTTANRFASIRRAAEEGLNNRQAQ from the coding sequence ATGAGCAGTGCGCTGTCCTGGGCCATGCGGGGAGGGTTGGCTCTCCTGCTGGTGATGCCCCTGGTGGTTACCTTCCAGACCATCTTTCCCTATGTGGTGGGCAAGTCCCTCTACGCCCGGGGGCTGATAGAAATCCTGGTTGCCTTATGGCTGGTGCTGGTGATATGGGACCGCTCCTACTTGCCCCAGCGCTCGTGGGTGCTGTTCGCTTTCTACGGGTATGTGCTTGTGGCGCTGATAGCGGGTGCCTTGGGGGTCAACTGGATGCGGAGCCTCTGGTCCACCTACGAGCGCATGACGGGGGTGTGGGATTTGATGCATTGGTTCCTGTTGGTGGTGGTGGCGTCGGCGGTGTTGCGCACGCCCCAGCAGTGGCGCTGGCTGTTGAACATCAACTTGGGGGTGGGGTTGGTGTTGGCAGTAGTGGCCCTGGGGCAGACTGTGGGGGTGCGCCTGCTCCCTACGGTGCTCCCGCGGTGCGATGTGGATGCCACTTTGGGCAACCCTTCCTATCTCGGGGCGGTGATGAGTGTGATGGTGCTGGTGGCGGTGGGAATGCTCGCTCAATCTTTCGCCCCAACGACGGAGGACGGTACCGCTCCCCCACCCAGTCCTTCTCCGCGCCGGAGGCGTGCACACAGGCCTCCCCAGGGGGCTTCGGCCCAGCAGCGATGGGGGGTGCTGGCCTTACGCCTGTTCTGGGGTGTAACAGCGGTGTTGTGTCTTCTGACGTTGTATCAGACGGGGACACGGGGGGGCATGTTGGGGTTGGTGGCCGGAGCGGTGGCGATGCCTTTGGGGGTGCTGTTGTTGGGGAACCGCAAGGCGCTGAAGCCGTTGGCCGTTGGGGGCGGTGCCCTGATCCTTGGGGTGATGGCCCTGTTCGCCCTGGATCGCAGTGTGGGCCTACCCTGGGCGCTCCGGTGTCGGGAGGCGACGGTGGGTGCCCGCGCCGCTGGGCTAGCGGAAGGGGTCCGCACTGGGGGGGCGATGGCCAACGCCAGCCTGGCCACGCGGGTGCTGTCGGCGGGGTATGTGCTCCAGGCGGTGCGGGAGCGTCCCTTGCTGGGGTGGGGGCCGGAGAACTACATCGTTCCCTTTACCCGTTTCGTGGAGCCCCGCTTCTTCCAGTACGGTGCGGAGGTCTTTGACCAGGCCCACAATAAGGTGCTGGAGGAACTGGCGACGAAGGGGATCGTGGGGCTGCTCTCTTACTTGGCCCTTTGGGGTGCGCTGGTGTGGGCGGTGGTGCGGCGGCGGCGTCCTCCACGGGAGGAGGTGCTAGCCTATGCTATCCTGGGGGCGTTAGCGGGGTACTTTGTGCAGAACCTGTTCCTCTTTGACACGCCGGGGATGATGCTCCAATGGGCCATCCTGGTAGGGTGGGTGGTGGCCCAGGAGCGCCCCCCTGCAGACACAGCAAGGCCCGCAGATGATACACCAAAGCCCCTTCTCTCCTCACCCCTTTTGCGGGGGGGTGTGGCAGTCCTCGTGGGCGGCGCTCTGGTCTTCTCCCTCATCTTTTTGAACTATCGGGTGTTTGACAGCGCTCGCTATGTGGTGCGGGCTGTGGCCGAGCCCCGTCCCATAGGGGAGCGCCTCGCTTTGGCCGAGAGGGGGGTTGAGACTTTTCCGCCTTTGGCCAACCTGGGGCGCGCCCTTGTCTTCGAGGCGTTTCTCTCCGAGTGGCCTCGCCTGCCCCCCGAGGAGCGCATGCGCGTCTTCACTTTCATTGTGACCCAGGGCGATCAGGCGCTCCAGGAGGATCCCCGGGATTTCCGTATCTTGGCCGACCTCGTGTACCTGTTGCAGATGACGGCGGGGGCGCCCGAGCAGGTGCAGCAGGTGGAGCCCCTTTTGCAACGGCTGCGCCACCTGGGGCCAGGGAGGCTGGAAACCCACCAACTCCTGGCCAACCAGGAGCTGCTGAAGGGCAACTACGAGGAGGCGTTGAAGATCGTGGATGCCTTTGTCGCACAGGCTCCTACTACGGCCAACCGCTTTGCGAGCATCCGCCGCGCAGCCGAGGAGGGGCTGAACAATCGCCAGGCGCAATGA
- the recF gene encoding DNA replication and repair protein RecF (All proteins in this family for which functions are known are DNA-binding proteins that assist the filamentation of RecA onto DNA for the initiation of recombination or recombinational repair.), with protein MRLIHLSVRNIRTYRSLEVDFPRGLTLIWGANAQGKTNLLETVYLLALTKSPRTPHDQDLLSFWAAEEDGWGYVEGTFQRRNGGRLTMRVDLLLRPSGEGLRGTARPFQKQVRLNGVVCPASQAVGQAPMVLFQADDIDMVLGPPALRRRWLDILLSLTDRRYLLALQRYQRLLAHRNRLLKAGADPDQTAYWDKEVCTEGGRITAQRLSALQRLAPLIAAAYSGLAGMERVEVSYRWAGEGLVPLAPETIASTLARQMEALHPRERALGQTLVGPHRDDILLRLQGREASFASRGQARSLALALRLAEARFLEHTLHETPILLLDDALSELDVHRRRLLLEAVQGAEQVVLTSTQREEDLPAGCTRFRLEGGRLLPDA; from the coding sequence GTGCGTCTCATTCACCTCTCGGTGCGCAACATCCGCACCTACCGCTCCCTGGAGGTGGATTTCCCCCGTGGCCTCACCCTGATCTGGGGGGCGAACGCCCAGGGTAAAACCAACCTCTTAGAAACCGTGTATCTGCTCGCCTTGACCAAGTCCCCCCGCACCCCCCACGACCAAGACCTGCTCTCTTTCTGGGCAGCGGAGGAGGACGGCTGGGGCTATGTGGAGGGGACATTCCAACGGCGCAATGGGGGACGCCTCACGATGCGGGTGGACCTGCTCCTGCGCCCGTCGGGGGAAGGGCTCCGCGGGACAGCCCGCCCCTTCCAGAAGCAGGTGCGCCTCAATGGGGTGGTGTGTCCGGCTAGTCAAGCAGTGGGACAAGCGCCCATGGTTTTGTTCCAGGCCGACGATATAGATATGGTACTCGGCCCCCCCGCCCTGCGCCGGCGTTGGCTGGATATCCTCCTCTCCCTGACCGACCGGCGGTATCTGCTGGCCCTTCAGCGCTACCAGCGCCTGCTGGCCCATCGCAATCGCCTGCTGAAGGCCGGAGCCGACCCTGACCAGACGGCCTACTGGGACAAAGAGGTGTGCACCGAAGGGGGGCGCATCACGGCCCAACGCCTCTCGGCCCTGCAAAGGTTAGCCCCCCTCATCGCCGCCGCCTACAGCGGCTTGGCGGGGATGGAGCGGGTGGAGGTGTCCTACCGGTGGGCGGGGGAGGGCCTTGTCCCTCTTGCGCCCGAGACCATCGCCTCCACCCTGGCCCGCCAGATGGAGGCCCTCCATCCACGGGAACGGGCACTGGGCCAGACCCTCGTCGGCCCCCATCGGGACGACATTCTTTTGCGCCTGCAGGGGCGGGAGGCGTCCTTCGCCTCGCGGGGGCAGGCCCGATCTCTGGCCCTTGCCCTGCGCCTGGCCGAGGCCCGCTTTCTGGAGCACACCTTGCACGAGACCCCCATCCTGCTCCTAGACGACGCCCTGTCGGAACTGGATGTCCATCGGCGTCGCCTCCTGCTGGAGGCGGTGCAGGGGGCAGAGCAGGTGGTGCTCACCTCCACCCAGCGGGAGGAGGACTTGCCTGCGGGGTGCACCCGTTTTCGCCTCGAGGGGGGCCGACTTCTGCCCGACGCCTAA
- a CDS encoding double zinc ribbon domain-containing protein — MPLAQVWEAVVHLVAPARCVGCGRGGPLLCPLCLEASTPLKEPFCIRCAQPLRSLWQRMCGMCGHLQALDGVRAPYVLEGPIRRAVHAFKYRGIWSLGDVLGEFLLPTAQSMPVLPHVVVPVPLHARRLKERGYNQALLLARVVAQGLGIPLEEGMLVRRRASVPLAQLASARLRREAVRDAFACTRQGLGGVAVLLVDDVCTSGATLDACASVLKGAGAGPVWGLTLAREPL, encoded by the coding sequence ATGCCCCTGGCCCAGGTGTGGGAAGCGGTTGTCCACTTGGTCGCCCCGGCCCGGTGCGTGGGGTGTGGGAGGGGAGGCCCTCTGCTCTGTCCCCTCTGCCTGGAGGCCAGCACGCCACTGAAGGAGCCCTTCTGCATCCGATGTGCCCAGCCCTTGCGGAGTCTATGGCAACGAATGTGTGGCATGTGCGGGCATCTGCAAGCTCTGGATGGTGTGCGTGCCCCTTATGTTCTGGAGGGGCCGATCCGCCGGGCGGTGCACGCCTTCAAGTATCGGGGGATATGGAGTCTAGGGGATGTGCTGGGGGAATTTCTCCTCCCCACAGCCCAGAGCATGCCCGTGCTTCCCCACGTGGTGGTGCCGGTGCCCCTGCATGCCCGTCGGCTCAAGGAGCGGGGGTATAATCAGGCCCTGCTTCTGGCACGGGTGGTGGCGCAAGGCTTGGGCATTCCCCTGGAGGAGGGGATGCTGGTGCGTCGGCGGGCCAGTGTGCCCCTGGCGCAGTTGGCCTCGGCACGGTTGCGTCGGGAGGCGGTGCGGGACGCCTTCGCCTGTACCCGGCAGGGCTTGGGGGGAGTGGCAGTGCTCCTGGTGGACGATGTGTGCACCAGTGGGGCGACGCTGGATGCCTGCGCCTCGGTTCTGAAGGGGGCTGGGGCAGGCCCCGTGTGGGGGCTCACCCTGGCGCGGGAGCCTCTGTAG
- a CDS encoding helix-hairpin-helix domain-containing protein — METLAQMTLLCLFVAVLTGAVVVVIKANRPSGVEVLLPTPTPQPTLQVHIAGAVAKPGRYILPLGARVGDALTAAGGPLEGADLEQVNLARPLSDGEKVTVPLAGQKEGVLARESLTMMERNALLDLNTADASALEALPGIGPVLAQRIVEYRMRYGPFAQVEDLLKVQGIGPKILERIRPLVTVR; from the coding sequence GTGGAAACCCTTGCTCAGATGACTTTGCTGTGCCTTTTTGTGGCGGTGCTGACGGGGGCCGTGGTGGTGGTTATCAAGGCGAACAGGCCGTCGGGGGTGGAGGTGCTCCTCCCCACGCCGACACCCCAGCCCACCCTGCAGGTGCACATAGCGGGTGCGGTGGCCAAGCCGGGGCGCTACATCCTCCCCCTGGGCGCACGGGTGGGGGACGCTTTGACCGCCGCCGGCGGCCCCTTGGAGGGGGCCGACCTGGAGCAGGTGAACCTGGCCCGTCCCCTATCCGACGGGGAGAAGGTAACCGTTCCCCTTGCAGGGCAAAAAGAGGGCGTCCTGGCACGGGAATCCCTGACCATGATGGAGAGGAATGCTCTGCTGGACCTGAATACGGCCGATGCCAGCGCCCTGGAGGCCCTGCCCGGCATCGGGCCGGTGCTGGCGCAGCGCATCGTGGAGTATCGGATGCGCTATGGCCCCTTCGCCCAGGTGGAGGACTTGCTGAAGGTGCAGGGTATCGGCCCCAAAATTCTGGAGCGCATTCGCCCCCTGGTTACGGTGAGGTGA